The Clostridium cylindrosporum DSM 605 genome has a window encoding:
- a CDS encoding glycosyltransferase family 2 protein has product MISICMMVKNEENNLRRCLDSIKILLDKGIAELIVVDTGSEDKTVKIAREYTEKLYYHEWNYNFSEMRNISISYAKGNWIFILDADEEVENTLDLISAFESKNIEYYNTINLSVKNLDSLSNQHKYNVLSSPRLFRNDGSFRYEGAVHNQPIYKEPCFNIDVNIVHYGYVSNDKELMKKKFERTSDLLLRELKKDPNNIYYIYQLGVSYDMYNKKKEALDYFEKAYLKLKSKSSQERKNYLALFQSYASSLYSDKQYDKCINVCNEGLKLEKDFIDFYYLIANSYSNIGNKEKSFEAFKKYIEIYRRYKNLPIYRDPSVITYHIDDIAKSIASYNVSTYYYGLEEYNKSYIYYKDIVTIDLKIALSAKLLIKMKKYDEIVEYINNLDKKEDIYKYLNVLEGNINSQENINDVYSKLSLIKGTYGDYCLIKCKDFIDEGEVVQFFHKNDCNFLDIYYFDLLLHIKKSSSIVNIIRELAQGKQMQVVNSLINKDEEFFYKIIKLCEEVNIEKLTLSEITVFKNMTRIIIINLLNKDEKIVFKKSLFNKYLDIGIIYMKSIYNFENIYRIINVLSSEEKFLYYLYRAKLYSKLDKKECIDNIKKALEVEKAFAKCINVYKENLIKEAVDVFKNKEIDEYLSVVKNNVLNLVNLGELDSALNIIGELKAIVKCDESIFNMEAMIYIMKEEYFLAESSIRKGIELYPKSFDLYYNLAYMYEKIGFYNKAVDIYKIAREICASDDNRIELDNIILMLEINSLQN; this is encoded by the coding sequence ATGATTAGTATTTGTATGATGGTAAAAAATGAGGAAAATAATCTTAGAAGGTGCTTAGATTCAATTAAGATATTACTAGATAAGGGTATTGCAGAACTTATAGTTGTAGATACAGGATCAGAGGATAAAACAGTTAAAATAGCAAGAGAATATACAGAAAAATTATACTACCATGAATGGAATTATAATTTTTCTGAAATGAGGAATATATCTATCTCATATGCTAAAGGGAATTGGATATTTATATTAGATGCAGATGAGGAAGTTGAAAATACATTAGATTTAATTAGTGCCTTTGAAAGTAAAAATATAGAATATTATAATACAATAAATTTATCAGTGAAAAATTTAGATAGCTTAAGTAACCAACATAAGTATAATGTTTTATCTTCTCCAAGACTATTCAGAAATGATGGTTCCTTTAGATATGAGGGTGCAGTCCATAATCAACCAATCTATAAAGAACCTTGCTTTAATATAGATGTAAATATAGTTCACTATGGTTATGTTTCTAATGATAAGGAGCTAATGAAGAAGAAATTTGAAAGAACATCAGATTTGTTATTAAGAGAACTAAAGAAAGATCCTAATAATATTTATTATATATATCAACTAGGTGTAAGTTATGATATGTATAATAAGAAGAAAGAGGCTTTAGATTATTTTGAGAAAGCATATCTTAAACTGAAAAGTAAATCGAGTCAAGAAAGAAAAAATTATCTCGCACTTTTTCAATCATACGCCTCAAGTTTATATTCTGATAAACAATATGATAAATGTATTAATGTTTGTAATGAGGGATTAAAACTTGAAAAAGATTTTATAGATTTTTACTATCTAATAGCTAATTCATATTCAAATATAGGGAATAAAGAAAAAAGTTTTGAAGCATTTAAGAAATATATTGAAATTTATAGAAGATATAAAAACCTTCCAATATATAGAGACCCTTCGGTAATAACTTATCATATAGATGATATAGCAAAATCTATAGCAAGTTATAATGTTTCTACATACTATTATGGATTAGAGGAATATAATAAATCTTATATATATTACAAAGATATTGTAACTATAGATTTAAAAATAGCATTATCAGCTAAGTTGTTAATAAAAATGAAAAAATATGATGAGATAGTTGAGTATATAAATAACTTAGATAAAAAAGAAGATATATATAAATATTTAAATGTGCTAGAAGGAAATATAAATTCACAAGAAAATATAAATGATGTTTATAGTAAGTTATCTTTAATTAAAGGAACTTATGGAGATTATTGTCTCATAAAGTGCAAAGATTTTATTGATGAAGGTGAAGTAGTACAATTTTTTCACAAAAATGATTGTAACTTTTTGGATATATATTATTTTGATTTATTACTACATATAAAAAAATCTTCTAGCATTGTAAATATAATTAGAGAATTAGCTCAAGGAAAACAAATGCAAGTAGTTAATAGTTTAATTAACAAAGATGAAGAGTTTTTTTATAAGATTATAAAGTTATGTGAAGAAGTTAATATAGAGAAATTGACTTTAAGTGAAATTACTGTATTCAAGAATATGACGAGAATAATCATTATTAATTTATTGAATAAAGATGAAAAGATAGTTTTTAAGAAATCCTTATTCAATAAATATTTAGATATAGGTATAATTTATATGAAAAGTATTTATAATTTTGAGAATATTTATAGGATTATTAATGTTTTAAGTAGTGAAGAGAAGTTCTTGTATTATTTATATAGAGCAAAGTTGTATAGTAAGCTAGATAAAAAGGAGTGCATTGACAATATAAAAAAGGCTCTTGAGGTAGAAAAAGCATTTGCAAAGTGTATAAATGTATATAAAGAAAATTTAATTAAAGAAGCAGTTGATGTATTTAAGAATAAGGAAATAGATGAGTATTTAAGTGTAGTAAAGAATAATGTGCTTAATCTTGTTAATTTAGGGGAATTAGATTCTGCCTTGAATATAATAGGGGAACTAAAAGCAATTGTAAAATGTGATGAAAGCATCTTTAACATGGAAGCGATGATTTATATAATGAAAGAAGAATATTTTCTAGCTGAAAGTTCCATTAGAAAAGGAATTGAATTGTATCCCAAAAGTTTTGATTTATATTATAATTTAGCTTATATGTATGAGAAAATTGGTTTTTATAATAAAGCTGTAGATATATATAAAATAGCACGAGAAATATGTGCTAGTGATGATAATAGAATTGAGTTAGATAATATTATACTTATGTTGGAAATTAACTCGCTTCAAAATTAA
- the hag gene encoding flagellin Hag, which translates to MIINHNMNAMNAHRNMSINNGNSAKSMEKLSSGLRINKAGDDAAGLAISEKMRGQIRGLDQASRNSQDGISLIQTAEGALQETHSILQRMRELAVQGANDTNVGEDRDQIGKEVAQLQAEIDRIANNTEFNTKKLLNTASSAGTITFQVGANKDQTITLDIGKMTAASLGVSTTSVVISNATTSTTISKAVSTINNAINKVSSERAKLGAYQNRLEHTIANLDTSSENLQASESRIRDVDMAKEMMNFSKNNILNQAAQAMLAQANQQPQAVLQLLR; encoded by the coding sequence ATGATTATTAATCACAATATGAACGCTATGAATGCTCATAGAAATATGAGTATAAACAATGGAAATTCAGCTAAGTCAATGGAAAAGCTAAGCTCAGGTCTTAGAATAAATAAAGCTGGAGATGACGCAGCAGGACTTGCTATCTCAGAAAAGATGAGAGGACAAATCAGAGGTCTTGATCAAGCATCAAGAAATTCTCAAGATGGTATATCACTTATTCAAACAGCAGAAGGAGCACTTCAAGAAACACACTCAATTCTTCAAAGAATGAGAGAATTAGCTGTACAAGGAGCTAATGATACTAATGTTGGAGAAGATAGAGACCAAATAGGTAAGGAAGTTGCACAACTACAAGCAGAAATAGATAGAATAGCAAATAATACAGAATTCAATACTAAGAAACTGCTTAATACAGCATCAAGTGCTGGAACAATTACATTCCAAGTTGGAGCGAATAAGGATCAAACTATAACACTAGACATAGGAAAGATGACTGCTGCATCACTAGGAGTTTCAACAACATCAGTTGTAATTAGTAACGCTACTACTTCAACAACTATATCAAAGGCAGTATCAACAATAAATAATGCTATAAATAAGGTATCATCAGAAAGAGCAAAACTTGGTGCTTACCAAAATAGATTAGAGCATACAATAGCTAATCTAGATACTTCATCAGAAAATTTACAAGCATCAGAATCAAGAATTAGGGATGTAGATATGGCAAAGGAAATGATGAACTTCTCAAAGAATAATATTCTTAACCAAGCTGCACAAGCTATGCTTGCTCAAGCAAATCAACAGCCACAAGCAGTTCTTCAATTATTAAGATAA
- a CDS encoding Smr/MutS family protein, producing the protein MVKTKANKTNSSMDLRGYMVDEAIYEIDKYLDDAFLAGYDAVQIIHGKGTGALRKGVQEHLKRYHYVKSMRRGGFDEGGAGVTVVEIKK; encoded by the coding sequence ATGGTGAAAACTAAGGCTAATAAAACAAATTCTTCAATGGACCTTAGAGGATACATGGTAGATGAGGCTATATATGAAATAGATAAATATCTTGATGATGCATTCCTTGCGGGGTATGATGCAGTTCAGATAATACATGGTAAAGGAACAGGGGCCCTTAGAAAGGGAGTGCAAGAACACTTAAAGAGATACCACTATGTAAAATCAATGAGAAGAGGTGGTTTTGATGAAGGTGGAGCTGGAGTTACTGTTGTAGAGATAAAAAAATAA
- a CDS encoding MutS2/Smr-associated SH3 domain-containing protein yields MKDAERARRELGSKLDEASKNKIGTSTLKVGMQAVKSVMLGDEVYVSTVGQKGIVMSLPDSKGMIQVQVGVMKMTVAVKNLEVDTATKKQTKKQV; encoded by the coding sequence ATGAAGGATGCTGAAAGAGCAAGAAGAGAACTTGGTTCTAAGCTTGACGAGGCTTCAAAGAACAAAATAGGAACATCTACACTAAAGGTAGGGATGCAAGCAGTTAAAAGTGTAATGCTTGGTGATGAAGTATATGTATCAACTGTAGGACAAAAGGGAATTGTTATGAGTTTACCTGATAGTAAGGGAATGATTCAAGTTCAAGTAGGTGTTATGAAAATGACAGTTGCTGTAAAGAATCTAGAAGTAGACACAGCGACTAAGAAGCAAACTAAAAAACAGGTGTAG
- a CDS encoding type II toxin-antitoxin system antitoxin SocA domain-containing protein: MLGFCEKCHDMTEYFIEEVDKEKCIKGKNINYKGREAYCKGCREEIFVSDIRDYNLQMLDDAYRNHEGLILISEIEGILEKYSIGKRPLSLLLGWGEGTLTRYLNGDIPTKQYSDTLKRILEDSSYMLKILEENKDKITERAYNNCKKSIEYNEEDQRAITMVCNDKIDSVIKYMLLKCEEITPLALQKLLYYSQAFYKIFNGEYLFNNDCEAWVHGPVYRDVYFRYKNHGYNPIEENIDYDDIDLTEIEKEVINSVIKSFGCYSGKILENMTHVEMPWIVTRIGLESNDSSDKVITKELIDKYFYEIKLKYSMLNIYDIKDYSENLFDKINNS, from the coding sequence ATGTTAGGATTTTGTGAAAAATGCCACGATATGACAGAGTACTTTATTGAGGAAGTTGATAAAGAAAAATGCATAAAAGGTAAGAATATAAATTATAAAGGAAGAGAAGCTTATTGCAAGGGGTGCAGGGAAGAAATATTTGTGTCTGATATTAGAGATTATAATTTGCAGATGTTAGATGATGCTTATAGAAATCATGAAGGGTTAATTTTAATATCAGAAATAGAAGGTATATTAGAGAAGTATAGTATTGGGAAAAGACCACTATCATTATTATTAGGTTGGGGGGAAGGAACCCTAACTAGATATTTGAATGGAGATATACCAACAAAGCAATACTCGGATACATTAAAAAGAATTTTAGAAGATTCATCATATATGCTTAAAATATTGGAAGAAAATAAAGATAAAATAACTGAACGTGCGTATAACAATTGTAAAAAATCTATTGAATATAATGAAGAAGATCAAAGAGCAATTACAATGGTGTGTAATGATAAAATTGATAGTGTCATTAAATATATGCTACTTAAGTGTGAGGAAATAACTCCATTGGCTCTGCAAAAATTATTGTATTATTCTCAGGCATTTTATAAAATTTTTAACGGTGAGTATTTGTTTAACAATGATTGTGAAGCTTGGGTTCATGGTCCAGTATATAGGGATGTATATTTTAGATATAAAAATCATGGATATAATCCTATTGAAGAAAATATTGATTATGATGATATTGATTTAACTGAAATTGAAAAAGAAGTAATTAACAGTGTTATTAAAAGTTTTGGTTGCTATAGTGGAAAAATTTTAGAAAATATGACACATGTTGAAATGCCTTGGATAGTTACTAGAATAGGATTAGAGTCTAATGATTCTTCAGATAAAGTTATTACTAAGGAATTAATTGATAAATACTTTTATGAAATAAAATTAAAGTATAGTATGTTAAATATATATGATATTAAAGACTATAGTGAAAACCTTTTTGATAAAATAAATAATAGTTAG
- a CDS encoding endonuclease MutS2 codes for MNDKTLRILEFEKIIDMLKSKASSSIGKVTCESLMPSFKLYDVKERLEETREALDIVLQWGSLPFDGVRNIESSVKRAKLGFVLTPSELLDIAGLLRCTKSLKTFFEDGSKNESYPITFEMVDTLVYIKNLREKIEEIVIGTDEVSDRASDLLFSLRRSIRDKNSRIKEKLQGMISSHGKYLQDPIITIRGDRYVIPVKAECKGNVPGLVHDQSSSGSTLFIEPMAIVEMNNQIKELSLKEKAEVERILNQLSRIVEENADHLLHNNTNIGYLDFIISKGKLALDMGATIPMVNDKGIIDIKEGRHPLIDRDKVVASDIRLGKEFNCLVITGPNTGGKTVTLKTTGLLTLMAMSGLAVPANDGSTLSIFNKVFADIGDEQSIEQSLSTFSSHMVNIVDIINNVDSSSLVLVDELGAGTDPTEGATLAMAIMQNLYEKGAKIIATTHYSEIKVFAMERAGFENASVEFNIETLRPTYRLLIGIPGKSNAFNISKRLGLSENIIEEAKSMISKDEANFEDVIQSLQDKTIQAQKQLSEAEGLREEVNRLKKELAMKQEKIDEKRDKILEKSKKEAQDILRNAKEEADRILRELNEIRSNAKSASMKDAERARRELGSKLDEASKNKIGTSTLKVGMQAVKSVMLGDEVYVSTVGQKGIVMSLPDSKGMIQVQVGVMKMTVAVKNLAVDTAPKKQTKKTGVANMVKTKANKTNSSIDLRGYMVDEAIYEIDKYLDDAFLAGYDAVQIIHGKGTGALRKGVQEHLKRHHYVKSMRIGGFDEGGAGVTVVEIKK; via the coding sequence ATGAACGATAAGACGCTTAGAATTTTAGAATTTGAAAAAATTATAGATATGCTAAAAAGTAAAGCATCATCAAGTATAGGGAAAGTGACATGTGAAAGTCTTATGCCTTCCTTTAAACTTTATGATGTAAAGGAAAGACTTGAGGAAACTCGTGAGGCACTAGATATAGTTCTTCAGTGGGGTTCTCTTCCATTTGATGGAGTACGAAACATTGAAAGCTCAGTTAAAAGGGCAAAGCTTGGATTTGTTCTAACGCCATCTGAACTTTTAGATATTGCTGGATTACTTAGATGTACCAAATCCTTAAAGACATTTTTCGAAGATGGTTCAAAGAATGAGAGCTATCCTATTACATTTGAAATGGTAGACACACTTGTTTATATAAAGAACCTTCGTGAGAAGATAGAGGAAATAGTTATAGGAACAGATGAAGTTTCAGATAGAGCAAGTGATTTATTGTTCTCATTAAGAAGAAGTATAAGAGATAAGAATTCAAGAATTAAAGAAAAGCTTCAAGGAATGATATCTTCACATGGAAAGTATCTACAAGACCCGATAATAACAATTAGAGGAGATAGGTACGTAATACCTGTAAAGGCTGAGTGTAAAGGAAATGTTCCAGGACTTGTTCATGATCAATCATCATCAGGGTCGACTTTATTTATAGAGCCTATGGCAATAGTTGAGATGAATAACCAAATTAAAGAGCTTTCTCTAAAGGAAAAGGCAGAGGTAGAAAGAATACTTAATCAATTATCAAGAATAGTTGAGGAAAATGCAGATCACCTTCTTCATAATAATACAAACATAGGTTACCTTGACTTTATTATATCAAAGGGTAAGCTTGCACTTGATATGGGGGCAACTATTCCGATGGTTAATGATAAGGGAATCATTGATATTAAAGAAGGAAGACATCCACTAATCGATAGAGATAAGGTTGTTGCAAGTGATATTAGACTAGGTAAAGAGTTTAACTGTTTAGTTATAACTGGGCCGAATACAGGTGGTAAAACAGTTACACTTAAGACAACAGGGCTTTTAACTTTAATGGCAATGTCAGGACTTGCCGTGCCAGCAAATGATGGATCAACTCTTTCTATATTTAATAAGGTGTTTGCTGATATTGGAGACGAACAAAGTATTGAACAAAGTTTATCAACCTTTTCATCACATATGGTGAATATAGTAGACATAATTAATAATGTAGATTCATCATCATTAGTACTTGTTGATGAGCTTGGTGCAGGAACAGACCCAACTGAAGGGGCAACTCTTGCTATGGCAATCATGCAAAACCTATATGAAAAAGGTGCTAAGATTATAGCTACAACACACTATAGTGAAATAAAAGTTTTTGCTATGGAAAGAGCTGGATTTGAAAATGCAAGTGTTGAGTTTAATATAGAGACTTTAAGACCTACTTATAGATTACTTATAGGTATACCAGGTAAATCTAATGCATTTAATATTTCAAAAAGACTTGGACTTTCTGAAAATATAATTGAAGAAGCTAAATCAATGATATCCAAGGATGAAGCTAACTTTGAAGACGTTATCCAATCTCTTCAAGATAAAACAATTCAAGCTCAAAAGCAACTTTCAGAAGCAGAAGGGCTTCGAGAAGAAGTTAATAGACTAAAGAAAGAGCTTGCAATGAAGCAAGAAAAAATTGATGAGAAAAGAGATAAAATCCTAGAAAAGTCTAAAAAAGAAGCACAGGATATATTAAGAAATGCTAAAGAAGAAGCAGATAGAATTCTAAGAGAACTTAATGAAATCAGAAGTAACGCAAAATCAGCTTCAATGAAGGATGCTGAAAGAGCAAGAAGAGAACTTGGTTCTAAGCTTGATGAGGCATCAAAAAATAAAATAGGAACATCTACACTAAAGGTAGGCATGCAAGCAGTTAAAAGTGTAATGCTAGGTGATGAAGTATATGTATCAACTGTAGGACAAAAGGGAATTGTTATGAGTCTTCCTGATAGTAAGGGAATGATTCAAGTTCAAGTAGGTGTTATGAAAATGACAGTTGCTGTAAAGAACCTAGCAGTAGACACAGCGCCTAAGAAGCAAACGAAGAAAACAGGTGTAGCCAACATGGTAAAAACTAAGGCTAATAAGACTAACTCTTCAATCGATCTTAGAGGATACATGGTAGATGAGGCTATATATGAAATAGATAAATATCTTGATGATGCATTCCTTGCAGGATATGATGCAGTTCAGATTATTCATGGTAAAGGAACAGGTGCCCTTAGAAAAGGAGTTCAAGAACACCTAAAGAGACACCACTATGTAAAATCAATGAGAATAGGTGGTTTCGATGAAGGTGGAGCTGGAGTTACTGTTGTAGAGATTAAAAAATAA